The following proteins come from a genomic window of Maribacter sp. HTCC2170:
- a CDS encoding 7-carboxy-7-deazaguanine synthase QueE, whose product MANEEVLALVDKGLMLPLMEEFYTIQGEGYHKGTAAYFVRVGGCDVGCHWCDVKESWDAETHPPTDIKSIVVNAAVYSDTIVVTGGEPLTWDMGPLTQALKSKNINTHIETSGAYKLTGDWDWICLSPKKNKLPSGLIYEKAHELKVIVYNKHDLIFAEEQAAQVGKNCILYLQPEWSVRDKVVPMIVEYVMKNPKWKVSLQTHKYLNIP is encoded by the coding sequence ATGGCAAATGAGGAAGTTTTAGCATTGGTAGACAAAGGATTGATGCTTCCGTTAATGGAAGAATTTTATACCATTCAAGGGGAAGGTTACCATAAAGGTACGGCTGCATACTTTGTAAGGGTTGGTGGTTGCGACGTAGGGTGTCACTGGTGCGATGTAAAAGAAAGTTGGGATGCAGAGACACATCCGCCTACAGACATAAAAAGTATTGTAGTTAATGCCGCCGTTTATTCAGATACCATTGTTGTAACTGGGGGTGAACCCCTAACTTGGGACATGGGGCCTTTAACGCAGGCGTTGAAATCAAAAAATATAAATACTCATATAGAGACTTCTGGAGCTTATAAACTTACTGGTGATTGGGATTGGATCTGTCTCTCTCCAAAAAAGAACAAACTTCCGTCTGGTCTTATATATGAAAAGGCCCACGAGCTCAAAGTAATTGTCTATAATAAACATGATTTGATTTTTGCAGAAGAACAGGCAGCTCAGGTAGGCAAGAATTGTATTTTGTATTTGCAGCCAGAATGGAGTGTTCGTGATAAGGTTGTGCCAATGATAGTTGAGTATGTAATGAAGAACCCTAAATGGAAAGTATCATTGCAGACTCATAAATATTTGAATATTCCTTAG
- a CDS encoding helicase HerA-like domain-containing protein: MSSKEEFFAHIEKGYTTKGDFITMGAAMLDGEAVSNALVKVPLKTLNRHGLIAGATGTGKTKTLQIIAENLSDKGIPVLLMDLKGDLSGIAEPSPGHPKIDERHEKIGIPFEPKNFPVEILSLSEQDGVKLRATVSEFGPVLLSRILDLTETQEGIVAVVFKYCDDNKLPLLDLKDFKKVLQYATGTGKKEFTKDYGRISTSSTGTILRKIIEMEQQGADLFFGEKSFEVDDLTRIDENGRGYINIIRLTDIQDRPKLFSTFMLSLLAEIYSTFPEQGDSDKPELILFIDEAHLIFKEASRALLDQIESIVKLIRSKGIGLYFVTQNPTDVPNEVLAQLGLKVQHALRAFTARDRKAIKLTAENYPLSDYYDTKEVLTSLGIGEALISALDEKGRPTPLAATLLRAPMSRMDVLTDSELRSVIKSSNLVGKYNKVIDRESAYEILNEKIEKAEKEAEKERNKPKSRKRTSSRRSTRQNPVIKVLTSATFIRGVLGVLKKVMR, translated from the coding sequence ATGAGCTCCAAAGAAGAATTTTTCGCACATATAGAAAAAGGGTATACCACAAAGGGCGATTTCATAACAATGGGCGCTGCAATGTTAGATGGTGAAGCCGTTAGCAATGCGCTTGTAAAAGTCCCCCTAAAAACCCTAAATCGTCATGGCTTGATCGCGGGTGCTACAGGGACAGGTAAAACAAAGACCCTTCAGATTATTGCAGAAAATTTATCTGATAAAGGAATTCCGGTATTGCTTATGGACCTCAAAGGTGATTTAAGTGGTATTGCAGAACCTAGTCCAGGCCATCCTAAAATTGATGAGCGTCATGAGAAAATAGGGATCCCTTTTGAGCCGAAGAATTTTCCGGTGGAAATACTTTCACTGTCGGAACAAGACGGGGTGAAATTGAGGGCTACGGTTTCAGAATTTGGACCAGTTTTACTATCAAGAATTCTTGATCTGACAGAAACTCAAGAAGGAATCGTCGCTGTGGTCTTCAAGTATTGTGATGATAATAAGCTACCTCTATTAGATCTTAAAGATTTTAAAAAAGTACTTCAATACGCAACAGGAACTGGCAAAAAGGAATTCACTAAGGATTATGGGCGAATTTCAACCAGTTCTACTGGAACCATCTTAAGAAAAATCATTGAAATGGAACAACAAGGAGCAGATTTGTTCTTTGGTGAAAAATCTTTTGAGGTTGATGACCTTACCAGAATTGATGAAAATGGTAGAGGATATATAAACATCATTCGTCTTACCGACATTCAAGACCGTCCTAAGTTATTCTCAACTTTTATGTTGAGCCTTTTGGCCGAAATATATTCAACATTCCCTGAACAAGGTGACAGTGATAAACCTGAACTGATATTATTCATTGATGAGGCACATTTAATATTCAAAGAAGCCTCGAGAGCGTTGTTGGATCAAATTGAAAGTATTGTAAAATTAATACGTTCTAAGGGTATTGGATTGTATTTCGTTACCCAAAACCCAACCGATGTTCCCAATGAAGTACTCGCACAATTAGGGCTTAAAGTTCAGCACGCGTTGAGGGCATTTACCGCCCGGGACAGAAAAGCTATTAAATTGACCGCTGAGAACTATCCGCTTTCAGATTATTATGACACCAAAGAAGTATTGACATCTCTAGGAATAGGTGAGGCATTGATTTCGGCTTTGGACGAAAAAGGCCGCCCCACTCCTTTGGCAGCTACATTGTTACGTGCTCCAATGAGCCGCATGGATGTTCTTACCGATAGTGAGCTAAGGTCTGTAATTAAAAGCTCTAATCTCGTAGGCAAATACAATAAAGTCATTGATAGGGAAAGTGCTTATGAAATTCTCAATGAAAAAATAGAGAAAGCTGAAAAAGAGGCTGAAAAAGAACGGAATAAACCAAAAAGTAGAAAAAGAACATCCTCTCGAAGAAGTACAAGACAAAATCCAGTCATCAAGGTATTAACTAGTGCCACCTTCATAAGAGGTGTTTTAGGAGTATTAAAAAAAGTAATGCGATAA
- a CDS encoding winged helix-turn-helix transcriptional regulator, producing METITENQKVKVAKKIKKMFGHLDPKFEEYCPIRDVMALASDKWSILIILYLGYFPVIRFNKLKKYVYGISSKVLSERLKNLEADGYIFRKMYPEVPVRVEYGLTDFGHSYLQKLIELTEWVNDYSDVIMRNRKNYKQSI from the coding sequence ATGGAAACTATCACTGAGAATCAAAAGGTTAAGGTTGCAAAAAAAATAAAAAAAATGTTTGGACATCTTGATCCAAAATTTGAAGAATATTGTCCAATTAGGGATGTTATGGCCTTGGCTTCTGATAAGTGGAGTATTCTCATAATCCTGTATTTGGGTTATTTTCCAGTAATACGTTTCAATAAGTTAAAGAAATATGTGTATGGTATTTCAAGCAAAGTTCTGAGTGAACGCTTAAAAAACTTAGAGGCTGATGGTTATATTTTTAGGAAGATGTATCCCGAGGTTCCTGTACGCGTTGAATATGGACTTACAGATTTTGGCCATTCCTACCTGCAAAAATTGATTGAACTTACTGAATGGGTCAACGACTATAGTGATGTAATCATGAGAAACAGGAAAAACTACAAGCAAAGCATTTAG
- a CDS encoding alpha/beta fold hydrolase: MKRTLNKLVPLAFGAFFNLIALFSRKQAAKKAFNLFCTPRKGKVRPEQQEFLEQAKSQRIKVKDLELQAYEWKGSNETVLLLHGWESNAFRWRNLISYLNNEDYNIVAFDAPAHGNSTGTILNVPLYTECTEAIVDYYKPQIVIGHSVGGMNTLYHHEKYPNDQIKKIVTIGSPSKLQDIMEHYQQLLKFNDSVFSALDDYFKDYFGFRIHEFSTSTFTGHLSKRGLVIHDEEDSIAPFKASESVHANWENSTFYKTKGLGHSMHQGNVNLEIMRFLKS, translated from the coding sequence ATGAAAAGAACACTTAACAAATTAGTTCCACTGGCTTTCGGGGCCTTTTTTAACCTAATCGCCCTCTTTTCAAGAAAACAAGCTGCAAAAAAAGCCTTTAATCTATTTTGCACTCCTAGAAAAGGAAAAGTAAGACCGGAGCAACAAGAATTCCTTGAACAAGCCAAAAGTCAAAGGATAAAGGTTAAAGATTTAGAGTTACAGGCCTACGAATGGAAAGGCTCTAATGAAACTGTTCTGCTTTTACATGGTTGGGAAAGCAATGCTTTTCGATGGAGAAACCTAATATCATACTTGAATAATGAGGACTACAACATCGTAGCTTTTGACGCCCCTGCCCATGGTAATTCTACAGGTACAATTCTAAATGTACCGTTATATACCGAATGTACTGAGGCAATCGTTGATTACTATAAACCTCAAATAGTAATCGGACATTCCGTTGGTGGTATGAACACATTGTATCACCATGAAAAATATCCCAATGACCAGATAAAAAAAATAGTAACGATTGGATCACCTTCCAAGCTTCAGGATATAATGGAACACTATCAACAGCTACTAAAATTCAACGATAGTGTTTTTAGTGCACTAGATGACTATTTCAAAGATTATTTCGGATTTAGAATACATGAGTTTTCCACTTCAACATTTACGGGGCATTTATCAAAAAGAGGGCTTGTAATTCATGATGAGGAAGATAGCATTGCTCCTTTCAAAGCTTCTGAAAGTGTACATGCAAACTGGGAGAATAGCACTTTTTACAAAACCAAGGGGTTAGGCCATTCTATGCATCAAGGCAATGTGAATCTAGAGATAATGAGGTTTCTTAAATCATAG
- a CDS encoding VOC family protein: MPEVSPFHIAIPVHNLSECRKFYGEILGCEEGRSSDHWVDFNLFGHQLVIHYKPKTNEELHTNPVDGKNVPVPHYGVVLPWDTFQTFSTELKSKGINFVIEPYIRFEGQVGEQATMFFLDPAGNALEFKAFKDMGQLFAK; this comes from the coding sequence ATGCCAGAAGTATCTCCTTTTCACATTGCCATTCCTGTTCACAATCTATCTGAATGCCGTAAATTTTATGGTGAAATTCTTGGCTGCGAAGAAGGTCGAAGTAGCGATCATTGGGTAGATTTTAATCTGTTCGGACATCAATTGGTGATACATTATAAACCAAAAACCAACGAAGAACTGCACACGAACCCTGTAGACGGAAAAAACGTTCCTGTACCTCATTATGGTGTGGTTCTGCCATGGGACACCTTTCAAACTTTTTCAACCGAGTTGAAGTCTAAAGGAATCAATTTCGTAATTGAGCCATATATAAGATTTGAGGGCCAAGTAGGGGAACAAGCCACAATGTTCTTTCTAGATCCTGCAGGAAACGCATTGGAATTCAAAGCTTTCAAAGATATGGGGCAATTATTTGCCAAATAA
- a CDS encoding aldo/keto reductase has protein sequence MIYRRFGRTDWQVSEIGYGMWGMGGWKESDDVQSAKSLDLAVENGVNFFDTAWGYGEGHSEKLLGQLVRRHVNKKLYTASKIPPKNFKWPAKPEYKFEDSYPIGHIIEYTDKTLQNLGLEQIDLMQLHTWDDVWTEREEWQRAIEELKEAGKIASMGISMNRWEPENGIEALKTGMLDAVQVIYNIFDQAPEDKLFPLCNEMDIAVIGRVPFDEGTLTGNITKETTFPEGDWRGTYFVPENLNSSVEKADALRPLIPEGMTMAEMALRFITMNKAVSTMIPGMRKERNVLANTAISDGKGISEALFEKLRGHRWDRVPTVWSQ, from the coding sequence ATGATTTATAGACGGTTCGGAAGAACAGATTGGCAGGTAAGCGAAATTGGTTATGGTATGTGGGGCATGGGTGGATGGAAAGAGTCTGATGATGTGCAATCCGCAAAATCACTTGATTTAGCTGTTGAAAATGGAGTTAATTTTTTCGATACTGCCTGGGGTTATGGTGAGGGTCACAGTGAGAAATTGTTAGGGCAATTAGTACGTAGACATGTCAACAAAAAATTGTATACCGCAAGTAAAATTCCGCCTAAGAATTTTAAATGGCCTGCAAAACCCGAATATAAATTTGAAGATTCTTATCCCATTGGGCATATTATTGAGTACACCGATAAAACTTTGCAGAATTTAGGTTTGGAACAGATAGATTTGATGCAATTGCATACTTGGGACGATGTGTGGACAGAAAGGGAAGAATGGCAGCGAGCAATTGAGGAATTAAAGGAGGCAGGAAAAATAGCTTCTATGGGTATAAGTATGAATCGTTGGGAACCAGAAAATGGCATTGAGGCCCTTAAAACTGGAATGTTGGATGCGGTTCAGGTTATCTATAATATTTTTGACCAAGCTCCAGAAGACAAACTATTTCCCTTGTGTAATGAAATGGATATTGCCGTGATTGGAAGGGTTCCTTTTGATGAAGGCACTTTAACAGGAAATATAACTAAAGAAACCACTTTCCCCGAAGGTGATTGGAGGGGTACTTATTTTGTTCCAGAAAATTTAAATTCAAGTGTTGAAAAGGCCGATGCCTTACGACCGTTAATTCCTGAAGGAATGACAATGGCCGAAATGGCTTTACGTTTTATCACAATGAATAAAGCGGTAAGCACCATGATTCCCGGTATGCGAAAAGAACGTAATGTTTTGGCCAATACTGCTATAAGCGATGGTAAAGGTATTTCAGAAGCATTATTCGAAAAATTGAGAGGGCATAGATGGGATAGGGTGCCAACTGTATGGTCTCAATAA
- a CDS encoding alpha/beta hydrolase, with product MRKLLFTLTFIFGFLISCLAQTGKVYDNLSMTSKILDGERKYAVYLPPDYETSERSYPVMYLLHGATDDHTGWVQFGEVLRITDNAIKDGTATPMIIVMPDADTGRMGYFNVGDWKYEDFFFEEFMPHVEKKYRIKSEKKYRAVAGLSMGGGGSFMYALRHPELFSSACPLSAYVGPLTKENMKRQGERRGEKYTDAEIKSYMKNYDALNLVESVAVEKIKSVRWYIDCGDDDFLFEGNSLVHIAMKKKDIPHEYRVRNGAHSWTYWRESLPKVLEFVSQAFHQY from the coding sequence ATGAGAAAATTACTCTTTACGCTAACTTTCATTTTTGGGTTTTTAATATCCTGTTTGGCACAGACAGGCAAGGTGTACGATAATTTGTCAATGACCAGTAAAATATTGGATGGTGAAAGAAAGTATGCTGTGTACCTTCCTCCGGATTATGAAACTTCGGAACGTAGTTACCCAGTTATGTATTTGTTGCATGGAGCGACTGACGACCACACGGGTTGGGTACAGTTCGGCGAGGTGTTGAGAATTACTGATAATGCGATAAAAGACGGCACTGCAACGCCTATGATAATTGTAATGCCAGATGCCGATACTGGTCGTATGGGGTATTTCAATGTAGGTGATTGGAAATATGAAGATTTTTTCTTTGAGGAATTTATGCCTCATGTGGAAAAGAAATATCGTATCAAAAGTGAAAAAAAATATCGTGCAGTAGCGGGACTTTCAATGGGAGGAGGAGGATCCTTTATGTATGCACTTCGACACCCGGAACTGTTTTCCTCAGCTTGCCCTTTAAGCGCTTACGTTGGCCCTTTGACTAAAGAAAACATGAAACGGCAAGGTGAAAGAAGAGGTGAAAAATATACAGATGCTGAAATAAAATCTTATATGAAAAATTACGATGCGCTCAATCTAGTAGAAAGTGTTGCTGTTGAGAAAATAAAATCTGTTCGTTGGTATATAGATTGTGGAGATGACGATTTCTTGTTTGAAGGTAATAGTTTGGTACATATTGCTATGAAAAAGAAAGATATTCCACATGAATATCGCGTTCGTAATGGGGCCCATAGTTGGACCTACTGGAGAGAGTCTTTGCCCAAGGTCTTAGAGTTTGTTTCACAGGCATTTCATCAATATTAA
- a CDS encoding DUF2306 domain-containing protein produces MKNKSNKVSWLVFVVLAVAVGLYPLIYFFIDRQFGLLGSKSPELLANTLWNIGFYGHILLGGLALFIGWAQFSKKLRKVNLKMHRNVGKLYIISVLISGICGVYIAFYATGGIIASLGFICLGLLWLFTTIKAYTAVRNKDITLHKGFMIYSYAACFAAVTLRIWLPILNIIFEDFAIAYRIVAWLCWVPNMIFAFFWVRKRGFAIG; encoded by the coding sequence ATGAAGAATAAGTCCAATAAGGTTTCTTGGCTGGTATTTGTGGTATTGGCGGTAGCAGTAGGATTATATCCGCTTATTTATTTTTTTATTGACAGACAGTTTGGGCTTTTAGGCTCTAAATCACCTGAATTGCTTGCAAATACACTATGGAATATTGGGTTTTACGGGCATATTTTACTCGGGGGATTGGCGCTTTTTATCGGTTGGGCGCAATTCAGTAAAAAACTAAGAAAAGTCAATCTGAAAATGCACAGGAATGTTGGTAAACTGTACATTATTTCCGTTCTGATAAGCGGAATTTGTGGGGTGTATATTGCATTCTATGCAACAGGTGGGATTATCGCCTCCCTTGGTTTTATTTGTTTGGGATTATTATGGCTCTTCACTACAATTAAGGCATATACAGCAGTCCGAAATAAGGATATTACTTTACATAAAGGTTTTATGATCTACTCCTATGCCGCCTGTTTTGCAGCCGTGACCTTGAGAATTTGGTTGCCCATTTTGAACATTATTTTCGAGGATTTTGCCATCGCCTACCGAATTGTAGCATGGCTTTGCTGGGTGCCTAATATGATCTTCGCATTCTTTTGGGTGCGCAAAAGAGGTTTTGCAATAGGATAA
- a CDS encoding alpha/beta hydrolase-fold protein — MKNLILISLFCLLCIYGCNTPTKNQNSIAISFSESVNVEELDGRLLLMLSNNDEKEPRFQINDGLNTQLIFGMNVDNMKAGESITFDDSVFGYPYASLKDVPPGEYNVQALLHVYETFDLSTGHTVKLPMDNGEGQQWNRSPGNLYSKPFKITVTESGIHNVEVVMDEAIPPIEEPKDTEWIKHIKVKSEKLSEFWGRDVFLGAHVLLPKGFNEHPEAKYPLMVFHGHFPSDFGGFRTTPPDPNMKPEYSARFSMEGYNIIQEQESYDFYKRWNEPDFPRFLIIEIQHPTPYYDDSYAVNSASQGPYGDAITYELIPEIEKQFRGMGEGWSRFLYGGSTGGWEALAVQVKYPEEYNGCFAACPDPIDFRAYCLTNIYEDENAYYYDSGHKKLEVPSHRDYLGQIQSTLRQGNHLELVLGDKSRSGQQWDIWEATYSPQGEDGYPVRLWDKMSGDIDHKVAEYWKENFDLRHILERDWDKLGDNLKGKIHIYCGDMDNYYLNNAVYLMEDFLESTTEPYYGGEVTYGDRDEHCWNGDPDQPNAISRMRYNSMYVPKIMKRIAESAPKGADLTSWRYK; from the coding sequence ATGAAAAACCTCATACTTATTTCCCTTTTTTGTTTGCTATGTATATATGGTTGCAATACCCCAACCAAAAACCAGAACAGTATTGCCATTTCTTTCTCAGAAAGTGTGAATGTAGAGGAATTAGATGGGCGCCTACTATTAATGTTGTCCAATAATGACGAAAAGGAACCGCGTTTTCAAATTAATGATGGATTAAACACCCAACTGATTTTTGGAATGAATGTAGATAATATGAAAGCTGGAGAATCTATAACTTTTGACGATTCAGTATTTGGTTATCCATATGCATCACTCAAAGATGTGCCTCCGGGAGAGTATAATGTACAGGCCTTATTGCATGTTTACGAAACCTTTGACCTTTCTACCGGTCATACGGTGAAATTGCCAATGGATAATGGCGAAGGGCAACAATGGAACAGGTCGCCTGGAAACTTGTACAGCAAACCATTCAAGATTACAGTAACTGAAAGCGGTATTCATAATGTAGAGGTTGTTATGGATGAGGCAATTCCACCAATAGAAGAACCCAAGGATACTGAGTGGATAAAACACATAAAAGTTAAATCAGAAAAACTATCGGAGTTTTGGGGTAGGGATGTATTCTTGGGCGCACATGTGTTATTGCCCAAAGGGTTTAATGAGCATCCTGAGGCCAAATATCCTTTGATGGTTTTTCATGGTCATTTTCCATCAGATTTTGGCGGTTTTAGAACCACACCACCTGATCCAAATATGAAACCAGAGTACTCGGCTCGTTTTAGTATGGAAGGTTATAACATAATCCAGGAGCAGGAATCATACGATTTTTATAAACGATGGAATGAACCTGATTTTCCGAGGTTCCTGATTATTGAGATTCAACACCCTACTCCGTATTATGATGATTCTTATGCAGTTAATTCTGCCAGCCAAGGACCCTATGGTGACGCCATTACTTACGAATTGATTCCAGAGATTGAGAAGCAATTTCGAGGAATGGGAGAAGGGTGGTCACGTTTTTTATATGGTGGTTCAACAGGTGGTTGGGAAGCATTGGCCGTACAGGTCAAATACCCTGAAGAATACAATGGTTGCTTTGCGGCTTGTCCCGACCCAATAGATTTTAGGGCATATTGCCTTACTAATATTTATGAGGATGAGAATGCCTATTATTACGATAGCGGTCATAAAAAGCTTGAAGTTCCATCACACCGTGATTATCTGGGGCAAATTCAATCTACATTGCGACAGGGTAATCATTTGGAATTGGTGCTGGGCGACAAATCTAGATCTGGACAACAATGGGATATATGGGAAGCAACCTATTCTCCTCAAGGGGAAGATGGTTATCCTGTACGACTTTGGGATAAAATGAGCGGGGATATTGACCATAAAGTCGCTGAATATTGGAAAGAGAATTTTGATTTAAGACATATTTTAGAAAGGGATTGGGATAAGTTAGGCGATAATCTAAAAGGAAAAATACATATCTATTGTGGCGATATGGACAACTATTACCTTAATAATGCGGTTTATTTAATGGAAGACTTTTTAGAGAGTACCACTGAGCCGTATTATGGTGGTGAGGTCACTTATGGTGATAGGGACGAACATTGTTGGAATGGTGACCCAGACCAACCCAACGCCATAAGTCGAATGCGTTATAATTCAATGTATGTTCCAAAAATAATGAAGCGTATAGCAGAAAGCGCACCCAAAGGGGCAGATTTAACAAGTTGGAGATATAAATAG
- a CDS encoding bifunctional 5,10-methylenetetrahydrofolate dehydrogenase/5,10-methenyltetrahydrofolate cyclohydrolase, which produces MTILDGKKVSNEIKEEIALEVTKMKENGEKVPHLAAIIVGNDGASLTYVGSKVRSCERVGFESTLVQMPNTTSEVELLNKIEELNQNDDIDGFIVQLPLPDQIDTQKVLMAVDPDKDVDGFHPTNFGKMALDMSTFIPATPFGILELIERYGVETQGKHTVVIGRSHIVGRPMSILMGRKGFPGNSTVTLTHSRTKNITQITSQADIIISALGVPKFLKAEMVKDDAVIIDVGITRVPDETRERGYYITGDVDFENVSKKASFITPVPGGVGPMTIAMLLKNTLLARERHRSRA; this is translated from the coding sequence ATGACAATTCTAGACGGGAAAAAGGTTTCCAACGAAATAAAAGAGGAAATTGCTTTAGAAGTGACCAAGATGAAGGAAAACGGGGAAAAAGTTCCTCATTTGGCTGCAATTATTGTGGGTAATGATGGCGCTAGCCTTACCTACGTAGGTAGCAAAGTTCGTTCTTGTGAGCGTGTTGGATTTGAATCTACCTTGGTTCAAATGCCTAACACCACTTCGGAGGTAGAGTTACTTAATAAAATTGAAGAGTTGAACCAAAATGATGATATTGATGGGTTTATAGTACAATTGCCATTACCTGACCAGATTGATACGCAAAAAGTACTTATGGCCGTTGATCCTGATAAAGATGTTGATGGTTTTCATCCTACGAATTTTGGCAAAATGGCGTTGGACATGAGTACATTCATACCAGCGACCCCATTTGGAATTTTGGAACTTATTGAAAGATACGGGGTAGAAACCCAGGGGAAGCATACCGTAGTTATCGGTAGAAGCCATATTGTTGGTAGACCTATGAGTATTCTTATGGGCCGTAAAGGATTCCCAGGCAACTCAACTGTCACCTTAACCCATAGCCGTACCAAGAATATCACGCAAATTACTTCTCAGGCAGATATTATCATATCGGCATTGGGTGTGCCTAAATTTTTAAAGGCTGAAATGGTCAAGGACGATGCCGTTATTATTGATGTGGGTATTACCCGTGTACCAGATGAAACTCGAGAAAGAGGATACTATATTACCGGTGATGTAGATTTTGAAAATGTAAGCAAAAAAGCCTCTTTTATTACGCCAGTTCCAGGAGGTGTTGGTCCAATGACCATTGCCATGTTACTTAAGAATACTTTATTGGCGAGAGAACGTCATAGAAGTAGGGCGTAA
- the ffh gene encoding signal recognition particle protein — MFDNLSEKLDKALHVLKGHGQITEINVAETTKEVRRALLDADVNFKIAKEFTNRVKEKALGHNVLTSLQPGQLMVKIVKDELTQLMGGETEGIDLSGTPSVILMSGLQGSGKTTFSGKLANFLKTKKSKKPLLVACDVYRPAAIDQLHVVGDQIGIEVYSDRENNDPVSLAQAGVAHAKANGHNVVIIDTAGRLAVDEKMMTEISNIHGAVKPQETLFVVDSMTGQDAVNTAKAFNDVLNFDGVILTKLDGDTRGGAAISIKSVVDKPIKFIGTGEKMEAIDVFHPSRMAERILGMGDVISLVERAQEQFDEEEARKIQKKIAKNKFGFDDFLNQIQQIKKMGNIKDLMGMIPGAGKALKGLDIDDDAFKHIEAIIHSMTPDERSNPSKLNASRKKRIAKGSGRDVPEVNQLLKQFDQMGKMMKMMQGGGGKKMMQMMGGMKGMRP; from the coding sequence ATGTTTGATAATTTAAGCGAAAAGCTAGATAAAGCACTGCACGTCCTAAAAGGACATGGGCAGATTACCGAAATAAATGTTGCTGAAACGACCAAAGAAGTCCGTAGGGCTTTATTGGATGCTGATGTTAACTTTAAGATAGCCAAAGAATTTACCAATAGGGTAAAAGAGAAAGCTTTGGGCCATAATGTATTGACTTCTTTACAACCAGGCCAATTAATGGTCAAAATTGTAAAAGATGAACTAACCCAGCTAATGGGAGGTGAAACCGAAGGTATTGACCTTTCAGGCACTCCTTCAGTGATTCTGATGTCTGGTTTACAGGGTTCTGGTAAAACCACGTTCTCAGGTAAATTGGCCAATTTTCTTAAGACAAAAAAATCAAAGAAACCATTATTGGTTGCCTGTGATGTTTATCGCCCAGCTGCGATTGATCAGTTACACGTTGTTGGTGACCAAATAGGTATTGAGGTTTATTCCGACAGGGAAAATAACGATCCTGTTTCGTTGGCGCAAGCAGGTGTGGCACATGCAAAGGCAAATGGGCATAATGTGGTAATTATAGATACCGCTGGTCGACTTGCTGTGGATGAAAAGATGATGACCGAAATATCGAACATTCATGGTGCGGTTAAACCACAGGAAACGTTGTTTGTTGTCGATTCCATGACAGGGCAGGACGCAGTGAATACTGCTAAAGCCTTTAATGACGTCTTGAATTTTGATGGGGTTATATTAACCAAATTAGATGGTGATACACGTGGTGGTGCTGCTATTTCAATTAAATCAGTTGTAGATAAGCCGATTAAATTCATTGGTACTGGTGAGAAGATGGAGGCCATTGATGTGTTCCATCCATCAAGAATGGCTGAACGTATTTTAGGAATGGGAGATGTTATATCTCTTGTTGAAAGGGCCCAAGAGCAGTTTGATGAAGAGGAAGCCCGCAAAATCCAAAAGAAAATCGCCAAGAATAAATTTGGTTTTGATGATTTCTTGAACCAGATCCAACAAATTAAAAAGATGGGTAACATCAAGGATCTTATGGGCATGATTCCAGGAGCGGGTAAAGCTTTAAAAGGACTTGACATAGATGATGACGCTTTCAAACATATTGAGGCCATCATTCATTCTATGACACCTGATGAGCGCTCAAACCCTTCTAAATTGAACGCTAGTCGTAAAAAACGAATTGCAAAAGGCAGTGGTCGTGATGTTCCAGAGGTAAATCAGCTTCTAAAACAATTTGACCAAATGGGTAAAATGATGAAAATGATGCAAGGCGGTGGCGGTAAAAAGATGATGCAAATGATGGGTGGCATGAAAGGTATGCGACCATAA